Proteins encoded in a region of the Nicotiana tomentosiformis chromosome 9, ASM39032v3, whole genome shotgun sequence genome:
- the LOC104094910 gene encoding beta-glucosidase 18-like, which produces MEPAVFWHTCLAICIFFSGFMVSCHQTDKLIFQENSNQVTLSSNFLFGTASSYYQYEGAFLSDGKGLSNWDVFTHEAGHVKDGSNGDVAVDHYHRYLEDIKLMADMGVNSFRFSISWARILPKGIFGEVNMAGIEHYSKLIDALLQKGIQPFVTLTHFDIPQELEDRYGGWLSSQIRDDFSYFANICFKYLGDRVKYWVTMNEANFVAISGYRDGTCPPSRCSGIFGNCSAGDSEREPFIAAHNMILSHADAVSIYRTRYQKSQGGMIGITMGFEWYEPLSNSSEDIAATHRARSFYDSWFLDPIILGTYPKEMVQILGSNLPEFSMNDLSKLSYGLDFIGINHYSACYIKDCLYSACENGNSWSEGSYFRTTQRDGIYIGEPGEVDWQFVYPQGIEKVVMYLKEKFNNTPMFITENGFAGNSSSIEDILNDVRRVKYLHSNLNSLANAIRKGADVRGYFVWSLLDNFEWLDGYTIRFGLYYVNYTNNLQRTPKLSATKYQELMYNFHMELDIHTAQK; this is translated from the exons ATGGAACCTGCAGTGTTTTGGCATACCTGCTTAGCAATTTGTATCTTCTTTTCTGGTTTCATGGTGTCATGTCATCAAACAGACAAgcttattttccaagaaaattcAAACCAAGTTACATTGTCAAGCAATTTCTTGTTTGGAACGGCCTCTTCATATTACCAG TATGAAGGAGCTTTCCTCAGTGATGGGAAAGGCCTCAGCAACTGGGACGTTTTTACCCATGAAGCTG GTCATGTTAAGGATGGAAGCAATGGAGATGTTGCTGTTGATCACTACCATCGTTATTTG GAGGACATCAAACTCATGGCAGATATGGGTGTGAATAGCTTTCGTTTCTCTATCTCATGGGCAAGAATTCTGCCTA AGGGGATATTTGGAGAAGTTAATATGGCCGGAATTGAGCACTACAGTAAGCTCATTGATGCACTCCTACAGAAAG GGATCCAGCCGTTTGTCACATTAACACATTTTGACATACCACAAGAACTTGAGGACAGATATGGTGGTTGGCTAAGTTCACAGATACG GGATGATTTCAGCTATTTCGCAAACATATGCTTCAAATACTTGGGAGATAGAGTTAAATACTGGGTAACGATGAATGAGGCTAACTTCGTGGCCATTAGTGGCTATAGAGATGGGACTTGCCCTCCATCTCGATGCTCTGGTATATTTGGGAATTGTAGTGCTGGGGATTCAGAAAGGGAACCCTTCATTGCAGCTCACAATATGATCCTATCTCATGCAGATGCTGTCAGCATTTACCGCACCAGATATCAG AAAAGTCAAGGAGGCATGATTGGCATTACTATGGGTTTCGAATGGTATGAACCGTTAAGCAAttcctcagaagacatagctgcaACTCATAGAGCTCGATCATTCTATGACAGTTG GTTTTTAGACCCTATTATATTAGGAACATATCCTAAAGAAATGGTACAAATATTGGGATCTAATCTTCCAGAATTTTCAATGAATGATTTGAGCAAGTTGAGTTATGGCCTAGATTTCATTGGCATCAATCATTATTCGGCTTGCTATATCAAAGATTGCTTATATTCTGCCTGTGAAAATGGAAACTCTTGGTCAGAGGGTTCTTATTTTAGGACTACACAAAGAGACGGCATCTACATTGGGGAACCC GGGGAAGTGGACTGGCAATTTGTGTACCCACAAGGGATTGAAAAAGTTGTGATGTATCTGAAGGAAAAATTCAACAATACTCCTATGTTTATCACTGAAAATG GCTTTGCTGGGAACAGTTCTTCTATAGAGGATATTTTGAACGATGTTCGTAGAGTGAAATACTTACATAGCAACTTAAATTCATTGGCAAATGCCATCAGGAAAGGTGCAGATGTAAGGGGGTACTTTGTTTGGTCCCTTCTTGACAACTTTGAGTGGCTAGATGGATATACCATAAGATTTGGACTTTACTATGTCAACTATACTAATAATCTCCAGAGAACTCCAAAATTATCAGCCACCAAGTATCAAGAGCTTATGTATAACTTTCACATGGAGCTTGATATACATACTGCCCAGAAATAG
- the LOC104092782 gene encoding sugar transport protein MST4-like, whose amino-acid sequence MAGGGFSASGAGGKEFEAKITPIVIISCIMAATGGLMFGYDIGVSGGVTSMNPFLKKFFPTVYKRTKDQGLNSNYCKYDNQGLQLFTSSLYLAGLTATFFASYTTRRLGRRLTMLIAGCFFIVGVILNAAAQDLAMLIIGRILLGCGVGFANQAVPLFLSEIAPTRIRGGLNILFQLNVTIGILFANLVNYGTAK is encoded by the exons ATGGCCGGTGGAGGGTTTTCGGCCTCCGGTGCTGGAGGAAAGGAGTTTGAGGCTAAAATCACACCTATTGTTATCATCTCTTGTATTATGGCTGCCACCGGAGGTCTTATGTTTGGTTATGATATCGGAGTTTCTG GTGGTGTTACGTCAATGAATCCTTTTCTGAAAAAATTCTTTCCAACGGTTTACAAGAGAACAAAGGATCAAGGATTGAACAGTAATTACTGCAAGTATGATAATCAAGGGCTGCAGCTATTTACTTCATCTTTATATCTGGCCGGTTTAACGGCGACTTTCTTTGCTTCTTACACGACAAGAAGACTTGGTCGGAGATTAACCATGTTGATCGCCGGTTGTTTTTTCATTGTCGGAGTTATATTAAATGCCGCAGCTCAAGATTTGGCTATGCTTATTATTGGAAGGATTCTTCTTGGTTGTGGAGTTGGTTTTGCTAACCAG GCTGTTCCACTGTTCTTATCAGAGATAGCACCTACAAGAATTCGTGGAGGACTTAACATTTTGTTCCAACTTAACGTAACTATTGGCATTCTTTTCGCTAATCTCGTCAACTACGGAACAGCCAAGTAA